The genome window CGCCTCCAGCCGCGACGTGCTGCAAACCACCGCCTTCCTCAATCCCGATGGCAAAGTGGCCGTGGTGGTGATGAACCAAACTGATAAGGAGCAGCCCTTCCAGCTCTGGCTGAAAGGTCAGGCCGCCCAGGCCACCAGCCGCCCCCACTCCATTATGACGATGGTAGTAAATTAAGCTGCATTTTCTGGCTGATTATAGCTGACGAACCCTTCATTGAACGTCCTGCTGAGCGCAGTCGAAGCCTCTCTACCGCTGGCTATACTCCTGACGTGAGGACAAAGCGGTAGAGAGGTTTCGACTGCGCTCAGCAGGACGTTCTTTGTTTTCAGTAATCCTCTGTTTTTCCTTCTGATGCGCTTCTTCACGTTGATTCTGCTGCTGGGGGTACTCTGGCAGCGGCCCGTAGCCGCTCAGTCGCCGGCCAGAGGCCGCGTGGTCGTCACCTACCTCGATTCCAAGCTGCTGAAGGGCAACCCGGGCGGCGAAAACCCGCGGCGCCGCGTAAGCGTGTACCTGCCGGCTGGCTACGAGGCCACTGCCGCCAAGCGCTACCCCGTGCTCTACTACCTGCACGGCTTCACCTGGAACGACAGCCTCCTTTTCCATGCTGATGGGCTGGGCGAGCTGCTGGATCAGGCCATTGCCGACGGCAAGATTCGCCCCCTGATTGTGGTGGCTCCCAACGAGCAGACCCTGTTTCAGGGTAGCTTCTACACCAACTCGGCCACCAACGGTCCCTGGGCCGACTTTACCGCCCGGGAGCTGGTGAGCTTTATCGACAAGAACTACCGCACGCTGGCCAAACCCGCCAGCCGGGGCTTGGGGGGCCACTCCATGGGCGGCAACGGTACGTTGCGCCTTGCCATGCTGTACCCCGGCACGTACGCGGCAGCCTATGCTCTGAGCCCGGCCTTTGTGGCGCCGCATCCGGAGTGGATGGCGGCGCGGCCGAGCCAAGCCGCGGCCAGCCGGGCTACCTCCCGGGCGGTCATCCAGCAGGACTTCAATGCTATCCGGCTGGTAGCCTGCGCCCGGGCCTTTTCGCCTACGCCGGGCAAAGGAGCTTTTGGAGCCGCCCTACCCTACTCCGTCAGTTCCGACAGCCTCATCCACCGCGACGCCGTGCTGGCCCGGTGGGGCGCCGCTTCACCGGTAGCGCTGCTGCCTACCCACCTCGCCAGCCTGCGCCAGTTGCGCGGCCTGGCCTTCGACTGGGGCGAACAGGATCAGTTCCAGCACATTCCAGTAACCTGCCGCCTGCTGGACACCCAGCTTTCGGCCTACGGCATCCCGCACGCCGCTGAGAGCTACGAGGGCAACCACGGCAACCGCATCATGGGCCGCGAGGGCCGACTGTACCAGAAGCTGCTGCCGTTCTTCAACCAATTGCTACAGTTCGAGTAACCCAAGCCCCCAGTGTCATTCCGAGCAGAGCGAGGAATCTGGGTTAACCTGAAGCCGCTATAGACAATCCACACCAACTTCGTTTGTCATCCTGCCCATTCTCTCCGCTACTCCCCGCACACGTTAAAAGGCCCGCCGGAATCCAAGGATTCCGGCGGGCCTTTTTTGTTGTAGGCTACCTAGTAGCTTGGGTTACTTAGCTTCCATCACGCTGATGGCGTAGCCGCCGCCGGGGGCGCAGTACTGGCTCAGCTTGGTTTTGCTAGTGACGTTCTGCTTGCGAATCTCGTAGGCCTGCGGGTTCTTCTCGTAGTGGGCGTCCTTCTTATCGGCGTAGATGGTAGCCACGTACTTCTTACCGGGCTCCAGGAAGCTCAGGTTGATTTTCGAGGTGCGGCCCTGCTCGTCGCAGGTGCTGCCGATAAACCAGCTGCTCTTGCCCTTGGCCTTGCGGGCGTAGGTGATGTAGTCGCCGGGCTCGGCTTCCAGCACGCGCGTGTCGTCCCAGTCCACGGCCACGTCCTTGATGAACTGGAAGGCGTCGAGGTGCTTATTGTAGGTTTCGGGCAGGTCGGCGGCCATTTGCAGGGGGCTGTACATGGTCACGTACAGGGCCAGCTGCCGGGCCAGGGTGCTATGCACGAAGGAGTTATTCTGCGGATTGTAGGCGCTGATTTTCGTTTGGAAGATGCCGGGCGTATAGTCCATGGGGCCGCCGATGAGGCGGGTGAAGGGCAGAATGGTGGTGTGGTCGGCGTTGTTGCCCCCGAACGATTCGTACTCGGTGCCGCGGGCGGCCTCGTTGCCAATCAGGTTGGGGAAGGTGCGCGAGAGGCCGGTGGGGCGCACGGCTTCGTGGCCGTTTACCATGATTTTATACTTGGCCGCCTTTTCCAGCACGTAGTTGTAGTGGTTGATCATCCACTGGTCGTAGTGCTTGTGGCCCAGGGGCACGATGTCGCCCACGTAGCCGGTTTTCACGGCGTTGTAGCCGTACTTGTTCATGAACTGGAAGGCCGAGTCGAGGTGGCGCTCATAGTTGCGCACCGAGCCCGAGGTTTCGTGGTGCATGATGATCTTCACGTTCTTGCTCTGAGCGTAGCGGCTCAGCTCCTGCACGTCGAAGTCGGGGTAGGGCGTCACGAAGTCGAACACGTAGTCTTTGTGCTTGCCGAACCAGTCTTCCCAGCCGGTGTTCCAGCCTTCTACCAGCACGCCATCCAGCCCGTGCTTGGCCGCAAAGTCAATGTATTCCTTCACGTGGGCCGTGTTGGCGGCGTGGGTGCCGTTGGGCTTCACTGTGCGGTAGTCCACCGAGTCGAGCTTGATGTTCTCCAGGTTGGTGTACGACCAGGTGCTCTTGCCCGTAATCATCTCCCACCACACGCCCACGTACTTCACCGGCTTAATCCAGGATACGTCCTTGAACTTGGTGGGCTCGTTGAGGTTGAGCACCAGCTTGGAGAGCAGAATGTCGCCGGCTTTGTCGCTGACTATCACCGTGCGCCAGGGCGAGTTGGCTGGGGTCTGGAGCAGGCCCTTGTCCCCTACCGCGTCGGGCGTGAGGTGACTTTCCAAGACCATGTTCTTGTCGTCCAGCTCCAGGTGCATGGCTGAGTAGTCGATCAGGGCCGCCTCATGGATGTTGATGTAGAGGCCGTCCTGGCTCTTGAGCATCAGGGGCGTTTGCACGCCGGTGGCCGAGAACGGGGTTTGAGAGGCATTGGGAGTAGTCGCCGCCTTCATCAGCCCGCGCACTTCCGAGAGCTTGGACGTGACGGTGCTGTACTCCTGAGTGTCGTAGTCGCCGGGCAGCCAAAAGGCTTTGTGGTCGCCGGCCAGGGCAAACTGCGTGCGCTCCTCCTTCACGGTGAAGTAGTCGAGGCCTTTCTGCTGGGGAAACTCGTAGCGGAAGCCCAGCCCATCATCAAACACCCGAAAGCGCACCCGCATGACGCGGTTGGTTTGGGCCTGGGTGAGCGTCACGGCCAGCTCGTTGTAGTGGTTACGGATGTTCTTGCTTTCGCCCCACACCGGCTGCCAGGTTTCGTCGAAGGAGCGGCGCTCGGCGCTGGTTTGGGTGAAGCCGCTGGTAAGGGCAGTCGTATTTTTCAGATCAAGGCCCAGCTTGCTGGTTTTCAGCACGGGCCGGCCTTTGTAGGTGAGGCTGTAGGTAGGCACGCCGCCTGCCTGTACGTTCACACTGAGCGTGAACTGTTTGTTGGGCGACTGAATATCCTCGGCCTCAGCCGCGCTACCCAGCAGCAGGCCGCAGAGCAGCAGCACGCCGCGGCTGAAACGGCGAAAAGGTTGAGGCAAGGCAGAAGGTAGTACCTGGGCGCCAGTCTGCTTCCGGGAGGAAACGGGCCAGCTTATGCGGTCAATGCACATGGTGGGAAGGAAAAGAGAAGGTTCGACGCAGCTTGCTCCGCGAAGGAAATATGGGAAGATACGCAGCAGCAAGTTGACGCTCTTCGCTGCGGCCTGCTACTTCCGCGTTGTCTGCTTTCCGTGCGCTATTGACTAAATGACGGTCGGGTTACCTGATTACGTCAGCAGCAAACAGAACATCATGCAGAGGCGGAGCCGAAGCATCTCGCTCGAATCGTCGGGTAGTAAACCAGACATCAGCACGCGAGATGCTTCGGCTCCGCCTCTGCAGGACGTTCCTATGGCAAAGGACACAGAATGATACGGTCTTCACCTGCCCCGTCGAGCTAAAAAACAGAAGCGCGAAGCCCCCTGAAGAAGCTTCGCGCTAGCGGTGTAATCGGCTTCCGGAGCACTAACCCGCTCCCCTATTAGCGGATCAGTTTCCGGAAGCCCCCGCGCGCTCGTCCCACAACAAGGCGCAGGTAGTAACGGAGGTGACTTTATTGGGCAGCGAGCTTGAAAGTTGCCGTCTGCACGTCGCGGGAGTTGCCGCCCACGAACACCTGGAAGTCGCCGGGCTCGGCCACGAACTTGAGGTCGGCGTTGTAGAACTTCAGGTCCTCGGGCGTGAGGCGGAAAGTGAGCGTGCGGCTCTCGCCTTTTTTCAGCATCACTTTTTGGAAGCCTTTCAGCTCCTTCACAGGGCGCGAGATGGAGCCGACCATGTCGCGGATGTAGAGCTGGGCTACCTCCTCGCCGTCGTAGTTACCGGTGTTTTTCAGGGTCACCTTCACGTCCAGCGTGCCGTTCATGGGCAGCGTGGTCGTGCTTAGCTCGGGCTTGCCGTACTCGAAGGTGGTGTAGCTCAGGCCATACCCGAAGGGATAGAGCGGGTCGTTGCTCACGTCCATGTAGCGCGACTTGTACTTGTCCAGCGCCACGCCCTGGTAGGGCCGACCGGTCATTTTGTGGTTGTAGTAGAGTGGAATCTGTCCCACGTGCTGGGGGAAGGTGGCCGTGAGCTTGCCCGAGGGGTTGTAGGCCCCGAACAGCACGTCGGCAATTGCGTTGCCGGCCTGGGTGCCCGCAAACCAGGTTTCCAGGATGGCGTCGGCGTTCTGGTTTTCCCAGGGCAGCGTCATCGGGCGGCCGTTCATGAGCACGATGACCAGGGGCTTGCCGGTTTTCTTCAGGGCCTTGAGCAGCTCCAGCTGCTGGCCGGGCAGGCCAATGTCGGCACGGCTGGCGGCTTCGCCCGTCATGCCTTGGCTCTCGCCTACGGCGGCCACAATGACGTCGGCGCCCTGGGCTACCTGCACCGCCTCGCGGATCATTTCCTCCGCGCTGCGCTTGTCCACGTTCAGCTCGCCGCCGTGGGCGTTGAGGCGGTCAATCATCTGCTGGTCGTCGGTGAAGTTGGCGCCTTGGGCCGTGACAATCTTCACGCCGTTACCGGCCACGTTCCGGATGCCCTGCTCCAAGGACACGGCCTGCTTCCAGTCGCCGGCTCCGCTCCAGCTACCAATCATGTCGCGCTGACGGGTAGCCAGCGGGCCGATGAGGGCAATGGTGCCCTGCTTTTTCAGGGGTAGGGCGTTATTGCTGTTTTTGAGCAGCACCAGGCTTTTGCGGGAAATGTCGCGGGCATCGGTGATGAACTCCTTCTTCATCATCGTGGCCTTGGCGCGCTTCTCGTTGGTGTAGAGGTAGGGGTCTTTGAAGAGGCCCAGCTTCCACTTAGCTTCCAAGATGCGGCGGCAGGCCACATCAATCTGCTCCTGCTTCACGGTGCCGTCCTTGAGATTCTGGGCCAGGTTGCGCAGAAAAATCTCGCCCACCATGTCCTGGTCGATGCCCGCGTTCAGGGCCAGGGCCGACACTTGGGCGTCGTCGCCCATGCCGTGGGCGGTCATTTCGTTGATGGCCGTGTAGTCGGTCGCCACGAAGCCCTTAAAGCCCCACTGGTTGCGCAGCAGCTCCGTCATCAGCCACTTATTGCCGGTGGCGGGCACGCCGTTGATATCGTTGAAGGAGGACATCATGGAGCCGGCGCCGGCTTCCACGGCCGCTTTGTAGGGTGGCAGGTACTCGTTGTACATGCGCACCAGGCTCATGTCGGTGGTGTTGTAGTCGCGGCCGGCTTCGGCGGCCCCGTACAGGGCAAAGTGCTTCACACAGGCCATGACGGTGTTGTTCTTGCTCAAGTCGTCGCCCTGGTAGCCGCGCACCATCACGCGGGCAATCTGGGAGCCGAGGTAGGGGTCCTCGCCCGAGCCCTCACTGATGCGGCCCCAGCGCGGGTCGCGGGCAATGTCCACCATGGGCGAGTACACCCAGTTCAGGCCATCGGCGGAGGCTTCTTCGGCGGCAATGCGGGCACTGCGCTCAATGGCCGTGAGGTCCCAGCTGGAAGCCAAACCCAGGGCAATCGGGAAGATGGTGCGGTGGCCGTGGATGACGTCGTAGCCGAAGATGAGCGGAATTTTCAGGCGAGTATCCTTCACGGCCATTTCCTGGAGCTTGCGCGCGGCCTGGGGCGTAAACGTGTTCAGCACCGAGCCCACGTTGCCCTTGCGGATGCTGGCGTCCACGTCCTTGCTCACGACTGGGCCGGTCACGTCGAAACCCACGGTAATCATATTGAGTTGACCGATTTTCTCCTCCAGGGTCATCTTCTGCATCAAGTCGGAGATGAACTTGTTCATCTTCTCCTCATCGGCCGCGGCCACCGTAGCAGCGGAAGGCCCCGCCGACATATGGGCTTGCAGTTGCGGCGTGAGCAGCCCCAGCGACATGAGCAGGGCAGTACGAAAAACTCGTTTCATGTGGGAATGGAATTATGGAACAGGCAATATTCAGGAAGGCAGGTAATGACCTAGGTAGCACTATCAGAACGTCATGCTGAGCTTGTCGAAGCATCTCTACCGCTTCGTTCTGGTGGGGCGCCTCACCCCCCGGCCTCCTCTCCGGCAGAGAGGGGGAGCCGAACGATTATAGAGTAGCCCGCACGCGAGATACTTCAGCTGCGCCGCTGCATGACATCTACTGTCACCAGACGAAACTCATAATGCTACTTTGCTTCCGCGACGGGAATGCGCGCGGAAACGCCGTTTTCGTTGAGGGCCTCGATGGTAAAGTAGTAGGGCAGGTCCTTGTCCATGCCTTTGAAGTAGTATTCAGCGGCTCCGTGCACCATGATGCAGCTGTAGAGCTTGTCGGGCGCTACCCCTACGTGGATGTTGTAGGCGTAGGCATCGTCGGAAGGAGCCCATTTCAGCCAGGCGCTGCGCTTGTCCTTCTCGGTGCGCAATACTACAAAACCTTTGACTTGGTTGGGTGCTGAACCCGTGCCCTTGCCAAAAATTCGTAAGCCGCTCAGCGCAAACTTACCCGTCGGCATGTGGATATTTTCAAGTTTGAGGTAGCGCGTCTGCGCGGGCTTGGCCAGCTCAATGTAGTCGTGGGGCACGTCGGTTTTGTTCTGGCTTTTATCGACCAGTAACTTCCATTTCTTGCCGTCTTTCGACTCCCACAGCTTGTACTGATGGTACGTTCCCTGCTGCTTCCCCAAGAACTCTGCGTCCTGATCGGCATAGTTGATCTGGATGGCGTGGACGGTGCTTACGGTACCTAAATCCGTCTGAAAATATTCACCTTTATTGCCAGTAGTAGCACTCCAATAAGTTTTTATGCTTTCATCGACGGCGTAGTTGGGTAGGTTGCCGCCGAGCGTAGAGGAGGCTTGTACGGGCTTCTGGTAGTTGAGCAGCATCCAGCCGGTGAACCGGCTCTTGAGGTGGTCCGCCGGGCCTCGGGGCAGGTAATGGGGGTAGTCACCGAAGGTAGTATTGGCGTACAGCACCCCGTCTTTATCGAAGCCCG of Hymenobacter sublimis contains these proteins:
- a CDS encoding alpha/beta hydrolase, whose protein sequence is MRFFTLILLLGVLWQRPVAAQSPARGRVVVTYLDSKLLKGNPGGENPRRRVSVYLPAGYEATAAKRYPVLYYLHGFTWNDSLLFHADGLGELLDQAIADGKIRPLIVVAPNEQTLFQGSFYTNSATNGPWADFTARELVSFIDKNYRTLAKPASRGLGGHSMGGNGTLRLAMLYPGTYAAAYALSPAFVAPHPEWMAARPSQAAASRATSRAVIQQDFNAIRLVACARAFSPTPGKGAFGAALPYSVSSDSLIHRDAVLARWGAASPVALLPTHLASLRQLRGLAFDWGEQDQFQHIPVTCRLLDTQLSAYGIPHAAESYEGNHGNRIMGREGRLYQKLLPFFNQLLQFE
- a CDS encoding glycoside hydrolase family 97 protein, whose amino-acid sequence is MPQPFRRFSRGVLLLCGLLLGSAAEAEDIQSPNKQFTLSVNVQAGGVPTYSLTYKGRPVLKTSKLGLDLKNTTALTSGFTQTSAERRSFDETWQPVWGESKNIRNHYNELAVTLTQAQTNRVMRVRFRVFDDGLGFRYEFPQQKGLDYFTVKEERTQFALAGDHKAFWLPGDYDTQEYSTVTSKLSEVRGLMKAATTPNASQTPFSATGVQTPLMLKSQDGLYINIHEAALIDYSAMHLELDDKNMVLESHLTPDAVGDKGLLQTPANSPWRTVIVSDKAGDILLSKLVLNLNEPTKFKDVSWIKPVKYVGVWWEMITGKSTWSYTNLENIKLDSVDYRTVKPNGTHAANTAHVKEYIDFAAKHGLDGVLVEGWNTGWEDWFGKHKDYVFDFVTPYPDFDVQELSRYAQSKNVKIIMHHETSGSVRNYERHLDSAFQFMNKYGYNAVKTGYVGDIVPLGHKHYDQWMINHYNYVLEKAAKYKIMVNGHEAVRPTGLSRTFPNLIGNEAARGTEYESFGGNNADHTTILPFTRLIGGPMDYTPGIFQTKISAYNPQNNSFVHSTLARQLALYVTMYSPLQMAADLPETYNKHLDAFQFIKDVAVDWDDTRVLEAEPGDYITYARKAKGKSSWFIGSTCDEQGRTSKINLSFLEPGKKYVATIYADKKDAHYEKNPQAYEIRKQNVTSKTKLSQYCAPGGGYAISVMEAK
- the bglX gene encoding beta-glucosidase BglX — its product is MKRVFRTALLMSLGLLTPQLQAHMSAGPSAATVAAADEEKMNKFISDLMQKMTLEEKIGQLNMITVGFDVTGPVVSKDVDASIRKGNVGSVLNTFTPQAARKLQEMAVKDTRLKIPLIFGYDVIHGHRTIFPIALGLASSWDLTAIERSARIAAEEASADGLNWVYSPMVDIARDPRWGRISEGSGEDPYLGSQIARVMVRGYQGDDLSKNNTVMACVKHFALYGAAEAGRDYNTTDMSLVRMYNEYLPPYKAAVEAGAGSMMSSFNDINGVPATGNKWLMTELLRNQWGFKGFVATDYTAINEMTAHGMGDDAQVSALALNAGIDQDMVGEIFLRNLAQNLKDGTVKQEQIDVACRRILEAKWKLGLFKDPYLYTNEKRAKATMMKKEFITDARDISRKSLVLLKNSNNALPLKKQGTIALIGPLATRQRDMIGSWSGAGDWKQAVSLEQGIRNVAGNGVKIVTAQGANFTDDQQMIDRLNAHGGELNVDKRSAEEMIREAVQVAQGADVIVAAVGESQGMTGEAASRADIGLPGQQLELLKALKKTGKPLVIVLMNGRPMTLPWENQNADAILETWFAGTQAGNAIADVLFGAYNPSGKLTATFPQHVGQIPLYYNHKMTGRPYQGVALDKYKSRYMDVSNDPLYPFGYGLSYTTFEYGKPELSTTTLPMNGTLDVKVTLKNTGNYDGEEVAQLYIRDMVGSISRPVKELKGFQKVMLKKGESRTLTFRLTPEDLKFYNADLKFVAEPGDFQVFVGGNSRDVQTATFKLAAQ